The stretch of DNA CATCGCGCTGCGGACGCCCGATTCGTGGACGAACATCACTCGTTCCCGGTGGTGGTCGGGAACGTCGTCGTCGAACAGTGCCTCGAGGACGGCCCCGACCTCGATGCCGACGCCGAGGTTGTCCCCGACCGCGGGGACGACGTAGACGACGGCGTTGCTCGCTCGAGCGAAGGCGATGCTCTGGGAGGCGGCGTCCAGTTCCGAAAGCGGGACGTCGACGTCGATCGCGAGGAAGGCGTTGACGCCGGCCTCCGTCCGCAGTCGGTCGCGAACGTCGAGTAGCAGATCCAGCGCCGCCTCGTCGTGCTCCAGGTCGTGGTCGGAGCCGACGAGCGTCCCGAAGTCGACTGACTCGGGGATCGCTTCGGGATCGGCGTCCTCGAGTGTGTGCTCGAGGTCGAACGCCTCGTAGGGTCCCATCAGGTAGACCAGGAACCGCGACCGTGGCAGCGAACCGAGCTCGTTGACGATCCGATCGCGCATACCTCGCCTGCTCACGGATAGTATATAAATATACGCCGTTTCAGTGGTTACTGACTCAGGGAACGCTTATAGATGCGGGGATTCAAATTCCAGTCATGGCCGAGTCCGAACGTGCGGCACGGCGAGCCAGGGACGATCTGCTTCCCGAGCACAGCATCCTGAGCCTCGAGGAGTACCTCGAGATGCAACGCTCGATCGGCAACGAGACCCGGTTTCGCGTCCTCAACGCCCTGCTCGAGGGTGGCTCCCAGAGCGCGACCGAGCTACGGGATCGGCTCGATATCGAGTCGAACGTGCTCCACTACCATCTCGACGAACTCGTCGACGTGGGACTCGTCGAGAATCGCAAACGCAAAGAGCCCGACACAGACGGGCTCTACTCGTACTACCGGGCGACCGCACTCGGAGAGGGCATCCTCGAGCACGGCGTTCGCGAACTGATGGCCCGCGAGTGGGACGCGCTCGAGGAGTACTAGTTCTCTCTGACGTACTTGCCGAGGAGTCCACCGATTGCGAGCACCATAGCGACCGCGAAGACGATGACGAACGCCGATATCGGATCGCCAGCAGTTGCGCCCTCGAGTTCCTCGAGGACGAACTCGCCGGCCAGTACGGTCGCGATTGCGAAGAGGACGCCGCCACCGACGTTCGCAAGCCACGAGTTCGTTTCGGGGACTACGTCGGGATCGTTCAGCAGGTAGAGGATCACGGCCAGTGCGAACGGCGTCCCCACGAGTCCGAACGCGAGGACGAGTACGAGAATCTGAAGGAAGTCGCCGCCGAGGAACGCGCCGGCTGCGGAGGCGAGCGCAACGACGACCAACGCGGCGCGATAGCGCGAGTCCTCTACGGACTGCTCCCAGCCAAGCTTGTCCGCGAGCAGATAGGGTGGCACGATCGTGTTCCCGCCGAGCGTCGAGACCGCCGCGCCCCACAGTCCGAACAGGAACAGCCACATTGCGTGGTCGCCGGCGATCGGACCGAGTGCTTCGGCGGCCTGGATCTCGTCGATTGCACTGGGGTCAGCGACCACTCCTGGGAGGACGCTCGCCGCGACGAGGAAGACGGCGAGGCTGAAGACGCCGAAGGCGACGAGCATCGAACTGACGACGTCGAAGGTCGCGATGTCGCTGTCGTCGTCGGTCCAGCCGCGAGCGCGCATGGTGTAGCTCTGCATCGTCAACAGCGTGATGTGGACCGCGCCGCCGAGGACGCCGGCAGCGACGACCGCGCCGCCGACGCCAGGTATCTCGGGCACGAGTCCGCCTGCCGCAGCTGCCGGTTCGATCGGGACGACGAAGGCAGACGCGACGAACGCGAGGACGACCAGCGAGACGAGTAGCTTGGCACCGATTTCGGCGACCCGGTAGCCACCGCCGGCCAGCCCGAGTGCGAGGATCACTGCCCACGTCACACCCCAGAACCGGGGATCGGAAAGCGCAGCGACCCCCAGGCCTGCCGTCCCGACGATCGTCGCGCTGACGTCCGCGAGCGTCAGCATGATCGCGAGCTGGGCCAGTCCCGCCGCGAGCACGACATCGATTACGAGCACCCACGCCCAGAACGAGCCGAGGTGTTCCTCGACGACCGCGACGATACCTGCCTCGGTGAGCAAGCCGAGCCGCATGGCGAGATACTGGCCGACGGTTCCGAGCACCGCCGAGAGGACGACCACCCACAGCAACGTGTAACCGAAGCTCGCCCCTGCGACCAGCAGACTGGCCATCGTCGCCGGCCCTGCCGCGATCGCTCCGGCGAGCCAGGTCGGTCCTAATCGTCGTACGAATCCACCGATTCGCCCAACTGTCCGCTCTTCCTGACACGTCTCGGTTGCCATCGGGCTCTCTTTCTACGTGAGATATATAATCCTGTGGTATCTATCAGTGGTTGGGGGTGGTGGGTGGTCGTCCAGAGACGTCTATTCGGTCGTCGATGGGGCAAACGGGACCGACTACTCCTGCCAGTTCGGATTCTCCCGTGGCGGACTGAAGATGTCGACGCCACGGACCGTCTTGCCGCTGCGGTTCTCGGCCGCGTGTGGCTGCCCGCCCGGAATCGCGTAGGAGTCGCCGGGTCCGCAGGTGATTTCTTCACCCTCTGTCAGGAAGGTCAACTCGCCTTCGTAGATGAATCCCGTCTGTTCGTTTGGATGGCTGTGCTCCTCGACGACTGCACCGGGTTCGATCTCGAAGTGCTGGACGTTCATCGACTCGCTGCCAGCCATCAGTGTCAGGTGGACGCCGTCGGCGGCCTCGGTCGGTTCGAGGTCGGAGAGTGAACTGCGTTCCATACGGTTCGGGTACAACGGTTCCGCTCCTAATAGTCCCGTCCGTCGAACGATCACTTTCACCGCGGTTACCGAACGTTGAACTACCGGGACGCCCCACATCCAACGCATGTACGCCGTCGTCGGCTGTAGCGAGTGTTCGCACCTCTGGATCCTCGAGGGGCGCTCGGAGACGACCCAGTGTCCCCGCTGTGGCTCGCGTCGCGCCTACGAGAAACGCAAGAAGTTCGTCGAGACCGAAGATGTCGACCACGCACGCGACGTTCGCGCTTCGATGCTCGCGAACCGGCAGGGGGAGGGCGAGCGGTTTGCGGAACTGGAGTCCTTCGGAACTCTCGAGGACGACGTCGCCGACGGCGTCATCGACGACGAGGAGTACCTCGAGGGGTCGGGGCTGGACGTCGACGAACTCGAGGCAGCGGGCGACCGCGACCCTCGCGGGCCGACCCGGAGCGGGAGCAAGAAAGAGATCGTCGAACGGGCGCTCGAGGAACTGGAGCGGCCGACAGAGGACGAAATCGTCGACTACGCCGACGAACGCGGCGTTTCGGCGGAGTATACGAGGAACGCCCTCGAGAAACTGACTCGGCGGGGCGTCGTCAGCGAGAGCCGTGGTCGCTATCGGAAGCTATAGCGTCAGTGCTTTGCGATTCCAGTCTAAACGGCGGGCAATGGCAGAGCAAGTCGACGTTCAGGAGTTGACGATCGGCGTCGGAACGGTGATCGCGATCCTCCTGCTCATCTACGGGACGTTCCTGGGCGAAACCCTGTTCGGTATCGATACGATGGCACTCGCGATTGGCGCGTTCGCGGCGACGTTCGTCGCCGTCGGCATCCTTCACGGCGCGTACGGACGCGGGGATTTTGCACTCGCACACGTCGTCGCCGGAGTCGGTCTCGCCCTCGTCGGACTCGCCTCGAGCGTCCCACAACTGCTCGGCGGCTACGGCCTGTTGCTCGCCGGTGGGGGATACGTGGCGCTCGAGACGATTCGTGCTCGTGAGGAGTAACCGATTCAGATCGGGCCGAGGTTGCGATCTTCACAAAAGGATAAGAGTCAGCCGGCCAACGTATCGGCATGTCCAGTGCTTTCCCCCCGACTCCGCGACGACCGACGATCGACGACCTCGAGCGGACGTTGCCGTGGTTCCGCGTAGTCTTCGGCGCGATCGGTCTGTTCTTCCCGCGTCTGCTCGGACGATGGTACGGCCTCCTGGCAGACGAGAGCGAGTCGGCCGAGGTCGCGGTTCGGTACGCCTGCATCAGGGCAATAGGGCTCGGCTTCGGGCAGCTCATCGCCCCGAAAGGTCAGCGACGAGCGTGGAATCGCGTCGCACTCGCCGTAGATGCGCTGGATACGGCAATGGTGCTCCACGCTGGATTGCGCGGAAAAGTACCGAGGCGAAAGGCTGCGACGATGTTGTGCGGGACTGTCTTCGGCGTCGTAGTCGGGCTGCTGGCGAGGGCACGCGACGAGAGCGAGGAGGTGTGATCGATGCGTACCGTGGAACGAACGTCGGTCGTCACGGTGCCGCTACATTACTGTTCGAGGTCCTCGTAGCGCTTCCAATGTGTATTGCGGTCGGGACCTCGCGGTCGCATACGGCGTCGCCGCAGTCGGACTTTTCTTGCTGGCTCCGACCTCGAGCAGCCGGGATGATCGACCGCGATCGACCGATTTATTCTGACTGTCTATAAATGCGGTACGTATGGAGGATTCGACCGCGATCAACGCTGGACTCGCTGCACTGGTCATCGGAGTCGTCACGATCCTCGCCGGCATTTTCATGGGCGAGGTGATCGAGATCATCGCCGTGGGCGGCGTGCTCATGGTGCTCAGCGTCGGTGGCTTCGTCTTTGCCGCCCTCGATGAGGGACACGGCGACGCGACCAGCGCGGACTGACCGACTCGGCGTCTCGTTCTCGACCGGCACACGGTAACAGCCGGACGGAGAATCGATTCAAGAGCAGACGACGAGACCGTCGAACGGACCTGTTTTATCGACCCAGATCTTCGTGGGCGCTCGCGAGGTGCCGCGAGGAGAGCGCCGCGAGCAAGGAGAGTTCGCCGGCGAGCGCGCCGACGGCGATTATCTCCGCGAGCGCGTCGGCGTTCGACCCCGCCGGATCGCCGCCACCGCGCAGGCCGAGAATGTCGAGTGCTTCCGCCTGCGTCGGGAGTTTCGTTCCGCCGCCGACGGTGCCGACCTCGAGCGAGGCGAGCGAGACGGAGGCGTAGAGGTCGGTCGTTCCGTCCTCGTTCTCTCGAGCGTCCATGGTCGTGATCGCGTTCGCGCCCTCGACGACCTGGGCTTCGTCCTGGCCGGTCGCGAGGAAGGCTGCGGCGACGACGTTCGCGGCGTGGGCGTTGAAGCCGAGACTGCCCGCTTTGGCGCTGCCGGTCAGGTTCTTGCGGGTGTTGGCCTCGGCGATGGCCTCGGGCGTGGTGTGGAGTCGGTCCTCGACGACGTCGCCGGGGATGAGGACGTCCGCCGTGACCGAGCGGCCGCGCCCCTCGACGGCGTTGATCGCGGCGGGTTTCTTGTCCGAACAGAGGTTGCCCGAGAGCGCGACGAGGTCGGCGGGCGTCTCCGCCTCGACGAGTTCGCAGGCCTCACCGGTCGCGATGGTGGCCATGTTCATCCCCATCGCGTCCTTGGTGTCGTAGGCGAAACGCAGGTAGACGGAGTCGCCGACGACGTACGGTTCGACGTCTAGCAGTTCGCCGTGGCTCGTCGTCGACTCGGCGGCCTCGCGAAGCCGGTCGACGTTGTCGGCGACCCACTCGACGACCTCGGAGGCTTCGGCGACGCCGTCGACACGGAACACCGGCGCACGAGTCATTCCGTTTTTCGTGACGCGAGCCGTTGCACCACCGACCGACCGGATGGTCGACAGGCCGCGGTTGATCGACGCCACCAGCGCGCCCTCGGTCGTCGCCAGCGGGAGGTAGTAGTCACCTTCGGCCGCGCTTCCGTCGACGGGAACGGGGCCGGCGACGCCCATCGGCACCTGCGCCGCACCGACCATGTTCTCGATGGCCGTGTTGTTCGCCTGCTCCGCGTCGAACGTGTAATCGGCGACGGCCTCGAGGTCCGCCCCAGTTTCGCGCTCGACGAGTAGCCGGCGGGCCTCGGCCGCCGTGTCGTAGTCGGCGTGGTCCTCGAGTTCGTGAATACGAAGCTCACCGTCCGCGACGCGGTCGGCGAGGTCTGCGGGATCGGTCGTGGTCATGTGTCGGTGGAGACAGTCGGCTGTCCTAAGGATTGCTGATTCGGTCGGGTTTCGTTACCGCGTCTCGCCGCTCCCGCTCGAGCGGTAGCCGGAGACGAGTTCGTAGCCGAGAAGCACCAGCAGCGAGACGGCACCGATCGCGAGGATCAGGAGGTTCTGCAAGGCTTCGACGTCCTCGAGCGGGTTCGCTTCGAACCCGGTCAGGAGCACGTCGCTCGCAAACAGGAGGGCGAAGGCGGTGATCGCGACGGTCGCGAACCGGACTCGAGCCTGCGGTGAGATGTCGTCGCTTTCCCCACCGTTGGTCGCGGCGAGATAGAGCTGTGGAACGACGACCGCGAACCCGACGAGGAGCAGAAAGGCGGGAAGCGGGTGTTCCCCCATCGAGACGCCCGTGTAGCTGTCGATCGCGGTCAGGACGGCGATGGCGGTTACGAGGAGGACGAACGAACCGGCGATGACTCGGTTTTCGCGGGAGACCATGTGTGCGTGAATTCGAACGGGGATGACTTATCGATTGTTGATAGTTCCTCTTTGGCTCCGGTAACTGTACGGGACGTAACCGGAACGAACTGTTCTGCTATCGTGGCGACGCTGAGTGGCCACGTCCTCCCCAGCCGATTTCTGCTCACGGGCGCGAAACGCCCTCTTCTCGTGGGCCGATGGCCCACTCGCATGGTCTGCGAGACGTTCGTCTCGCACTGTTCGCATGGTTCGCGGAACCTTCGGTTCCGCGCTAACACTCGCTTCGCTCGTGAATCCTTCGCACAGTTTGTATCGCGGTTCGCTTTTCGCTCATCGCGACATAGCGCGCGCTACCGCACGCTGGATGATCAACACGTAACGCTCCCCGTCTCGTGCCACGGTTCGTCGCAACCGGCCGGTTCGCCCGCGACCACTATCGTTTTGCCCCTCGCACGAGGGCCATCGTACATGACCGACGCTGCGGACCTCCTGGTGACGAACGCGGAGGTACACACGCTGACGCAACCCGACGAGACCCACGAGGCCCTCGCGATTCGTGACGGAGAGATCGTCCGGATCGGTGACGAGTACGAGATCGAGTTCCTCGAGGGCGTCGAGACCGACGTGATCGACTGTGAGGGGCAGGTCGTCCTGCCGGGATTCATCGACGCACACACGCACATCGAGAACCTCGGCCGGTACCTGGTCCACGCGGATCTCTCGGGGGCCGAGAGCGCGGAGGAGTGTCTCGATCGCCTCGCTGCCCGCGCCGACGAGATAGATCCCGACGAGTGGGTACAGGGATTCGGCTACGACGAGAGCGAGTGGGACGACGCAGCGTACCTCACACGCGAGGACCTCGACCGGGTCAGCGAGGAGCGACCCGTCGTCGCGCTTCGAGTGGACATGCACGCTGCGTCGCTCAACTCGATCGCCCTCGAGCGGTTCGCAGGTGACCTCCCCGAAGATGACGTGCGACGCGGTCCGGACGGCGACCCGACGGGCGTCGTCGTCGAGGACGCCGCCGAGATCGTCCGCAAGGGGATCGCACCGGGCTACGAGGAGACCCACGACCTCGTCACTGCAGGCCTCGAGTACGCGGTCGAACGAGGCGTCACCGGCGTCCACGACATGGTTCGCAACTCGAAGGCTCCCCGGGTTTACCGGGACCTCGAGGCCGAAGGCGAACTGCCGACGCGCGTGCGAATCAACTACTGGGCGGACCACCTCGAAGCCGTCGCCGAGGTAGGCCTCGCGACGAACGCCGGCAGCGATCGTGTACAGACGGGTGCGATAAAGAGCTACACCGACGGCAGTATCGGCGCGCTGACGGCGAAACTGTTCGACCCCTACGAGGGCCACGACGAGAACACCGGCGAGTGGGTCGTCGACCCCGACGAACTCGGCGAGATCGTCGACCAGGCCGACGACGAAGACTTCCAGGTGACTGCCCACGCTATCGGCGACGAGGCGATCGAGGAGACGATCTCGGCGCTCGAGGACACCGACGATCCTGCAGGATCGCGCCACCGGATCGAACACGTCGAACTCGCGACCGACGAGCACTTAGAGCGCATGGCCGACGCCGGCATCGTCGCCTCGATGCAGCCGAACTTCCACCGCTGGGCCGGCGAGGGCGGTCTCTACGACCAGCGACTCGGCGAGCAGCGGCGTCGGCGGACGAATCGGCTCCGGCGCGTCCTCGACGCGGGCGTCCCGCTCGCGTTCGGTTCGGACTGTATGCCACTCGATCCGCTGCTTGGCGTCCACCACGCGGTTAACGCGTCCGCCGAAGCGCAACGACTCTCGGTAACCGAGGCCCTGCGAGCCTACACGTACGGCGGCGCCTACGCCGGCTTCGACGAGGATCGCCTCGGAACCCTCGAGGTCGGCAAACGCGGAGATCTGGTCGTCCTCGAGCAGTCGCCGTGGGAGGGCGACCGGATCGACGAGATCGACGTGGCACTGACGGTCGTCGACGGCGAGGTCGTCTTCGACGGGCGCGACGCGTAGCGTTTTCTCGATACTCACGCGCTGTGACCGATTGTAACCGTTATCGGCCCGGTCGTGGTAGGCGAGTGAGATGTCTGGGGAGAGACTCGAGGCGGCACCTGCCGTCGCCGTCGAGGACGCCCGTCGAACCTACCACCTCGCGGAGCCGGTTCACGCGATCGACGGCGTGTCGCTGACGCTCGGGGAAGGGTCGTTCACCGCGGTGATGGGGCCGAGCGGGTCGGGGAAGAGCACGCTGATGAACCTGATCGGCTGTCTCGACACGCCCGACGAAGGAGAGATCGAGGTCGGAGGTCGCTCAGTGAGGGTGCTCTCGGACGCCGAGCGAGCGCACTTGCGGGGGACCGAGATCGGCTTCGTTTTCCAGACGTTCAACCTGATGCCGCGGCTGACCGCCGCCGAGAACGTCACGCTCCCGATGGTGTTTCACGACGCGGTCGACGTGGATCGCGAGCAGCGCGCGCGGACGTTGCTCGAGCGGGTCGGACTCGGGGATCGGCTCGAGCACGTCCCGAGCGAACTGTCGGGCGGCCAGCGCCAGCGGGTCGCCGTCGCGCGGGCGCTCGCGAACGATCCGACGCTCGTGTTGGCCGACGAGCCGACGGGGAACCTCGACACCGACACCGAAGCGGAGATCATGGAACTGTTTACGGAGCTGAACGACGAGGGGACGACGATCCTGCTGGTAACTCACGAACGTCAGGTCGCCGAGTACGCCGATCACGTCGTCCACCTGCTGGATGGGCGGCTCGAGGACGTCGAACATCTGGGGGAGCGCCGTGACGTCGCCGTGCCCGTCGCCGATGCCGATACTACCCGCTCGAGTACCACTGGGGGAGAGCCATGAACGTCCTCGAGAGCCTCCGTATTAGCTGGCGTTCGATCACGTCCCACAAGCTCCGGTCGACGTTGACGACGATCGGCGTCGTGATCGGCATCGCCGCCGTGATTACCTTCATGGTGCTCGGGTCGGGCTTCTCCCAGAGCATCGTCGGTGACATCGAGGCCGATCAAGAACCGGTCATGACGGTTCACACCCAGACGGAACCCGCGGAAGGAGTCGGAATCGTTCCCGTCGAGACGCCGCTGTACACCGAAACCGACGTCGAAGAACTCGAGTCGATCGACGGCGTCGACTACGTCGCACCCGACGGCTCGCTCGACGTCGTCCAGATGGCGAGCGACGACGAACAGGTGACGGGTATCGTCGACGCACAGGCGACGACTGCCGACCGGTTCGAGCACGAGGCGTTCCTCGAGGGCGAGCCGTTCGACGACGAAGACGAGGCCGTCGTCAACGACCGGGCCAGCCAACTGTTCGAGGAGAACGTCTCTGCCGGCGACGAACTCACGCTGACCTTCGAAGATGGCGAGACGGAAACAGTAACCGTCTCCGGGATCATCGAGGCCGAGATGGGAGAGCAGACGCCACCACAGCTGTTCGTTCCCGTCGAACCCCACTACACGACGACGATAGAGACGCCCGACGGCGACGAGGAACGTGCGTATCCGGCACTGCAGGTGGGTGCCGAGAATCTCGACGCCGTCGATCCGGCTCAGGAAGCAGTCACCGACTACCTCGAGGACGAATCGCACGCAACCGAACTGAAAGGGGACGACGACGAGATCCTGGTCCAGACGCTCGAGGACGCGATCGAGCAGTTCACGGACATCGTCGATCAGTTGACGCTGTTTATCGGTGCCGTCGCTGCGATCGCGCTCATCGTGGGGTCGATCGGCATCGCGAACATCATGATCGTCAGCGTCACCGAACGCACCCGCCAGATCGGTATCATGAAAGCCGTTGGCGCGACGAAACGCGACGTCATGCAACTGTTTCTCGTCGAGTCGGCCATCCTCGGGATCATCGGTGCCGTCGTCGGCGTCGCGGTCGGACTCGGTGCCGGCTATCTCGGCGTGTCGCTGCTCGAGTGGCCGATGGCTTACCCCGTCGACTGGATCGTGATCGCCATCGTCGTCGGGATCGGCGTGGGAGTCGTCTCCGGCCTCTATCCGGCGTGGCGAGCGGCCCGCGTCGACCCGATCGAGGCGTTGCGCCACGAGTAGTCGGTTCCCGTTCCGTGCGGCGTGGTGTCAGGAACCGACACTATTATCGGCTCGAGATGAGACGTTCGACCGATGCCTGGTGCGATATTCGTCCTGGTCGGCGTTGCCCTCGTCGCGGTCGGTTGCTGGAAGCTCCAGCCGGCCTATCACGTATATCGCGGTGACATCGACGACGTCGTGTCGGTCGAGCGAGCCAACGGCCCCGTCGAACTCGAGGGGACGGCGACCGCCGTCGATGGGACGATCTCGTCACCGCTGACCGAGACGGAGTGTCTCGTCTACGAGTACGAGGTCGAGGAGTACCAGTCCAGTGGGAACAATTCCTCGTGGACCACCGTCGACGAAGGGACCGACGTCGTCCCGTTCCGACTCGAGGACGACACTGCGAGCGTCCGCGTCGAACCGGAGGGAGCCGACCTCGCCCTCTCGACGGAGATCACGATCGGTGTCGACGGTGGCGAACCTGAACCGAAGCAGGTCAGGGAGTTTCTCGAGACCCAGTCGGACCTCGAGTCCGAGAACAGTTCGATCGATCTCGGCGTCGTCGAGATTTCGACGGGGAACAACAGGCGCTACCACGAACGCCGGCTCGATCCGGGCGAGGAGGTGTACGTTTTCGGCCAGTCTCACTACGACATCGACGCCAGAGAGACGATGCGCGACGTCGGTGCGGTGATCGAGGACGGTCCCGAGACGCCCGCGTTCGTCGTCGCGGACTCCTGTCAGTACGTCGCCGCCAGGCGACTGGCGAAGCCAGGGGCGATCTGGATCGGCGGCGGCCTGCTCGCGGCGATAATCGGTTTACTCCTGCTATAGTAGCCACTGCAAGTCAGTGCACCCCTGATCACACGATAGCTGTGCGATCAGTGTGTAAATAGTTGCAGTTGTTACTATAGTGTAGCCTCTCACGTACGGTTGCAATCTCCGGCTGGTTGCTTTTGAGCCACACCGTTTCACTCCCGATTGCGATGGCTACGAGCTACAGCGACTTCGTCGGCGAGGTACAGCACCGAATCGAGGCTGGCCGACAGGCCGAAGGCGTCCGAACGACGCGTGCAGTCCTCGCGACGCTCGGCGAACGCGTCGGCGAAGGCGGTGCGACCGACATCGCGAGTCCGCTCCCGATGGAGATCGACCGCCACCTCCTCGAGGTCGAACACGGCCACACGTACGACTTCGACGAGTTCGTCGATCGAGTCCAGATGCGGATGAACTACGACGACCTCGACCTCGATGCTTCCTACGGGAAGCCCTCCGAAGTCGATCGGTCGGAGGCAGTCTACCAGAGCAAGGCCGTCGTCGCGCTCCTGAGCGAACTGGTCCCCGGTGGCGAACTCGCGAACGTCGAGAACCAGCTTCCCGCGGAGTTCGACGAACTGTTCGAGTTCGCCCACGCGGAGACGAAACCCTGGGACGAAGAGTCGGGATGAGTCAGTCGTCCGCAAGAGCGCGTCGTTCGTCGCCCTCGAGCAGTGGCGTTCCGTCTGCTTTCGGCCCTAGCTGTGGACCGAATGGTGGGTCCTCGGGATCGACGACGCGTCGCTTCTCGTAGTCTGTCGATCGTTCGACGGGGATCCGGCCGATCGAACTGATCATCTCGACGTAGTCGGCGAACGAGCGGAACTCGCCGTAGCCGCCGCCTGCCCGCTTGGTGATTTCCTCCGAGAGGATCGTCCCCATGAAGTCGTCCGCGCCGCAGTTCAGCATTTTCAGCCCCTGTTCGTCGCCGTACTTGACCCACGAGGACTGGACGTGGTCGACGTTGTCGAGGAAGAGCCGCGAGACGGCGATCATCAGTTCGTCCTCGTCGGTGCTTGCGCCCCCGGAGACGACGTCGT from Natronobacterium texcoconense encodes:
- a CDS encoding DUF7509 family protein; the protein is MRDRIVNELGSLPRSRFLVYLMGPYEAFDLEHTLEDADPEAIPESVDFGTLVGSDHDLEHDEAALDLLLDVRDRLRTEAGVNAFLAIDVDVPLSELDAASQSIAFARASNAVVYVVPAVGDNLGVGIEVGAVLEALFDDDVPDHHRERVMFVHESGVRSAMIAAVRDRWEARIYSYEDREDLTRQLRLYVRDLIRKERTGELPRLD
- a CDS encoding winged helix-turn-helix domain-containing protein, yielding MAESERAARRARDDLLPEHSILSLEEYLEMQRSIGNETRFRVLNALLEGGSQSATELRDRLDIESNVLHYHLDELVDVGLVENRKRKEPDTDGLYSYYRATALGEGILEHGVRELMAREWDALEEY
- a CDS encoding NRAMP family divalent metal transporter, with the protein product MATETCQEERTVGRIGGFVRRLGPTWLAGAIAAGPATMASLLVAGASFGYTLLWVVVLSAVLGTVGQYLAMRLGLLTEAGIVAVVEEHLGSFWAWVLVIDVVLAAGLAQLAIMLTLADVSATIVGTAGLGVAALSDPRFWGVTWAVILALGLAGGGYRVAEIGAKLLVSLVVLAFVASAFVVPIEPAAAAGGLVPEIPGVGGAVVAAGVLGGAVHITLLTMQSYTMRARGWTDDDSDIATFDVVSSMLVAFGVFSLAVFLVAASVLPGVVADPSAIDEIQAAEALGPIAGDHAMWLFLFGLWGAAVSTLGGNTIVPPYLLADKLGWEQSVEDSRYRAALVVVALASAAGAFLGGDFLQILVLVLAFGLVGTPFALAVILYLLNDPDVVPETNSWLANVGGGVLFAIATVLAGEFVLEELEGATAGDPISAFVIVFAVAMVLAIGGLLGKYVREN
- a CDS encoding cupin domain-containing protein, which gives rise to MERSSLSDLEPTEAADGVHLTLMAGSESMNVQHFEIEPGAVVEEHSHPNEQTGFIYEGELTFLTEGEEITCGPGDSYAIPGGQPHAAENRSGKTVRGVDIFSPPRENPNWQE
- a CDS encoding DUF5817 domain-containing protein, whose product is MYAVVGCSECSHLWILEGRSETTQCPRCGSRRAYEKRKKFVETEDVDHARDVRASMLANRQGEGERFAELESFGTLEDDVADGVIDDEEYLEGSGLDVDELEAAGDRDPRGPTRSGSKKEIVERALEELERPTEDEIVDYADERGVSAEYTRNALEKLTRRGVVSESRGRYRKL
- the hmgA gene encoding hydroxymethylglutaryl-CoA reductase (NADPH), which encodes MTTTDPADLADRVADGELRIHELEDHADYDTAAEARRLLVERETGADLEAVADYTFDAEQANNTAIENMVGAAQVPMGVAGPVPVDGSAAEGDYYLPLATTEGALVASINRGLSTIRSVGGATARVTKNGMTRAPVFRVDGVAEASEVVEWVADNVDRLREAAESTTSHGELLDVEPYVVGDSVYLRFAYDTKDAMGMNMATIATGEACELVEAETPADLVALSGNLCSDKKPAAINAVEGRGRSVTADVLIPGDVVEDRLHTTPEAIAEANTRKNLTGSAKAGSLGFNAHAANVVAAAFLATGQDEAQVVEGANAITTMDARENEDGTTDLYASVSLASLEVGTVGGGTKLPTQAEALDILGLRGGGDPAGSNADALAEIIAVGALAGELSLLAALSSRHLASAHEDLGR
- a CDS encoding amidohydrolase, giving the protein MTDAADLLVTNAEVHTLTQPDETHEALAIRDGEIVRIGDEYEIEFLEGVETDVIDCEGQVVLPGFIDAHTHIENLGRYLVHADLSGAESAEECLDRLAARADEIDPDEWVQGFGYDESEWDDAAYLTREDLDRVSEERPVVALRVDMHAASLNSIALERFAGDLPEDDVRRGPDGDPTGVVVEDAAEIVRKGIAPGYEETHDLVTAGLEYAVERGVTGVHDMVRNSKAPRVYRDLEAEGELPTRVRINYWADHLEAVAEVGLATNAGSDRVQTGAIKSYTDGSIGALTAKLFDPYEGHDENTGEWVVDPDELGEIVDQADDEDFQVTAHAIGDEAIEETISALEDTDDPAGSRHRIEHVELATDEHLERMADAGIVASMQPNFHRWAGEGGLYDQRLGEQRRRRTNRLRRVLDAGVPLAFGSDCMPLDPLLGVHHAVNASAEAQRLSVTEALRAYTYGGAYAGFDEDRLGTLEVGKRGDLVVLEQSPWEGDRIDEIDVALTVVDGEVVFDGRDA
- a CDS encoding ABC transporter ATP-binding protein produces the protein MSGERLEAAPAVAVEDARRTYHLAEPVHAIDGVSLTLGEGSFTAVMGPSGSGKSTLMNLIGCLDTPDEGEIEVGGRSVRVLSDAERAHLRGTEIGFVFQTFNLMPRLTAAENVTLPMVFHDAVDVDREQRARTLLERVGLGDRLEHVPSELSGGQRQRVAVARALANDPTLVLADEPTGNLDTDTEAEIMELFTELNDEGTTILLVTHERQVAEYADHVVHLLDGRLEDVEHLGERRDVAVPVADADTTRSSTTGGEP
- a CDS encoding ABC transporter permease, whose translation is MNVLESLRISWRSITSHKLRSTLTTIGVVIGIAAVITFMVLGSGFSQSIVGDIEADQEPVMTVHTQTEPAEGVGIVPVETPLYTETDVEELESIDGVDYVAPDGSLDVVQMASDDEQVTGIVDAQATTADRFEHEAFLEGEPFDDEDEAVVNDRASQLFEENVSAGDELTLTFEDGETETVTVSGIIEAEMGEQTPPQLFVPVEPHYTTTIETPDGDEERAYPALQVGAENLDAVDPAQEAVTDYLEDESHATELKGDDDEILVQTLEDAIEQFTDIVDQLTLFIGAVAAIALIVGSIGIANIMIVSVTERTRQIGIMKAVGATKRDVMQLFLVESAILGIIGAVVGVAVGLGAGYLGVSLLEWPMAYPVDWIVIAIVVGIGVGVVSGLYPAWRAARVDPIEALRHE
- a CDS encoding GIDE domain-containing protein codes for the protein MPGAIFVLVGVALVAVGCWKLQPAYHVYRGDIDDVVSVERANGPVELEGTATAVDGTISSPLTETECLVYEYEVEEYQSSGNNSSWTTVDEGTDVVPFRLEDDTASVRVEPEGADLALSTEITIGVDGGEPEPKQVREFLETQSDLESENSSIDLGVVEISTGNNRRYHERRLDPGEEVYVFGQSHYDIDARETMRDVGAVIEDGPETPAFVVADSCQYVAARRLAKPGAIWIGGGLLAAIIGLLLL